The Paenibacillus sp. 481 DNA window CGGAGGAAAGCACAACTTGAACGGGCACATCCCGTAATGCTGCAAAGCAAAGTTCATAAAACTTCAAATCTCTATTTAAAATAGTGCCCATAGAAATGTATACAATTGGTTGGTCATGAGCTTGAAGCTGCTCAAACGGAAAAGGTGGTGCATCATGACGCGGCACGATAGACGAACCCGTAAAAATATAACTGTCATCTAATCGATCAACTTGAGGTTGGAAATAACGACTTGTGTAAACGAGCTTCATCGTTCCATATTGTGCAGTAATATCAGATAACGTAGGAGTAGGAACGTCAAATTGCTGAGATAGCTGGTACGCCAGTTCCACGATGCCATCATAAAGCTGCTGTGCGTATGCTTCGTCATTAGATGGGAAATCATCTGTTTGTATGTCAGTTAAAGGATCTGTGAATGCAAAGGAAGTAATGGAGGAGACAACAGGAATACCTAGTTTATCGGAAAGAATTGAACCTCCCCAACACATTAAAGAGTCATAGATTACATAATCATACTCACTAGCTTTCGCGATCGTGAGTACCTCAGGAACGATCTGCCGGACAAGTCCGCGCAACACCATATTCGGAAACTCGTATGGATGCTTCCTCTCAGCTGGATCAAAACTCGAATCAAACGAAAAGGGATAAGCTACAAATTGTGCTCCTGTCTGTTCAATTTTAGAGCGGTATTCCTCTGTGCAAAGGTACACAACTTCCTCACCGTTGTCTACTAATTGTTTGACTAACCCAAGTGTTGGATTAATGTGTCCTTCAGCAGGAATATTGACAAACAAAATACGAGCCATCTTCTTCGCCTCCAATTATGAGAATTCATTCCATAGAAAATAATAGCATAACAGATTACTTTTAACAAATTAAAAATTGCATAAATATCACGAAAAAAGAAGCCGAGGTCTCATTTGAGACTCGACTTCTTCTTTCTACTTCGCTATTTT harbors:
- a CDS encoding macrolide family glycosyltransferase; translation: MARILFVNIPAEGHINPTLGLVKQLVDNGEEVVYLCTEEYRSKIEQTGAQFVAYPFSFDSSFDPAERKHPYEFPNMVLRGLVRQIVPEVLTIAKASEYDYVIYDSLMCWGGSILSDKLGIPVVSSITSFAFTDPLTDIQTDDFPSNDEAYAQQLYDGIVELAYQLSQQFDVPTPTLSDITAQYGTMKLVYTSRYFQPQVDRLDDSYIFTGSSIVPRHDAPPFPFEQLQAHDQPIVYISMGTILNRDLKFYELCFAALRDVPVQVVLSSGKYTDMEPLADCIPDNFTIAPYVPQLEMLQRADAFVTHAGMNSTSEAMYYSVPLVMIPLTSDQPAVAHRVQELGAGISLNSKELTPEMLRDAVLQVLNDPAYKEQAHVIGESLKHAGGYKNAADALLSCFAKA